The genomic stretch TTTCCTCTGATGTTTATCCTCACCAAACAAAAATGAAAGACTCCAGAGGCTTGTCTCGGAGATCACAATAGCTTTTCCACGTATCATATGTTCACAGCCTTTTGATTTGCAGTGCAAATTTTTCTTGGAGCACTTCAGAAGATAATATGAACCTACACGAATCATCTAGCATGCAGATTGAAAAATCAGGTCACCACTTAAAGAAACTAAAAAGCAAAAAATATCCCCTACTCTTTTTGTCGAGGAAAAAAGAATCATAGAAAACGATACCTGATACTTGCTAAAGTTGTTAGATCCAAATTCTAGCAATACCCTCGAATCACTCTGATTATGAAATATGTCCTTCATTATAATCCCATTAGCATTATATAGATAGACTGGTAACTGAGACCATTTACAGTTGTTACTTCTAAATGTGAGTGAACAACAAAGGTGGCAAGACCTCTCGAACTCTCTTGAAACATTCACTGAATCAGAATGTTGGACAATATTTGATGCTTGAATAAGTTTAGACTGTTTAGACCATCCTTCAATTGAGTCTTTCAGCTGACCAGTACAATCAGATAGTTTATTTTGATTGTTGAGGAAAACTTCTGTAAGTTCACCATGTTCATATGTCTCAATAGGTATCAAATTATAAGGCAATATCAAAGCCTCAGCAAACAAACCAGAGCTGTTTGAAAAACTGAGATCATCTTGAAGCTGCAACAGCAAATAAACTAGGCAATTAATGAAATAAACTAATTACATAAAACATGGTAATAAGAGAATAATTTTCGGTGTTCCGATGATCATGAGACATACACTCTGATGGACAGGAAATTTGTGAGTAACAAGAAACAGATGAAACATGTCATCATTACTGCAATTGACGTGATTCTTGTCCATGTAAGAAGGAATTTGATGAGGAAAACTAGTCCAGGTTATGTCCCTGACATAGAAGTGAACATAAACTGCAAGTTGAGATTTTTCCTTATGAGAGAAATGCTGAAATATAGCTCTGCATGAGAGTGATCCATCAAAATGACACTGCAGATGATCTACTTGGTGTGGTGAACCTTCCATAACAAGTTTATAATCTTTGACCTAGATAACAAGAAACATTATGATAACATAAGTAGACAGGCATGCCGATAAACATCTCACAGCTCATTAGAAACAATAGTATCACCAAAATCATGAGAACATAATATGCTGCCAAAAGAAAGAATTAAACACTGTTTGGATTTACAAGTATGAAATAAAAAAGGGAAAATGTAGTTGTGAGTTACTTTGCCCATCCTCGTCAGTCTATTGCACTAAAAGGGCTCCCTCTTGATTTGTTTTccttattaaatatatttttattgatatccTATCTCAGAAATTGAACATTTCAATTATCAATCACTGTAGAGCTTTCTGAATACCTCCTCTCTATTGTTGATAATTACCTAATTCAAGTGAATGGTAGATCATCCAGCAAAAGCACCTTCTGTTCCTCTCCCATAAAATCTCAATCCAGCAAATGTTGATTCTTTTTTTATAATCAATAAATTAACGAATTCTTGTTTAAGATGGTCTTACACACTACACAAATTAGAAATATCCAAGTGAAACAGGAAACAGGGAACTAGATTGCATTAATTTATCAAACGCAATTATAGTACAAGTTAACAAAGATCTAGAAATATATTAAGAAAGAACTGCAATCTTTCACCTCATAGATGGTCTGAAAATCAACATCTACTGGTAAATCTGGCACGACAACATCAATGCTTCCTGTTGCATCAGTCAATTGCAACCTCCCAGAACATTGAGAAATCTGAAAATGGAAAATGATCATTATATAAGCACTCAGATTGCACTACTTGCGTATTAACAATATGACAAAATAAGGTAACAAGATATTGGTATTTGACTAACAAAAAGAACATTTTATCAAAAACAATATATCAGACTTATTGTCGCAGAAAATTCAGATATCATTGAACAATGTCATTAACGGAGTACATGCCCCGATAACAAAGAACaacataaacaaaaaaataattaaaccaaTTTCCACATATTAGAACTATAAATATGGGGTACCAGTAAAAACTAGAACCCCAATCCAATGAAAAGAAGAGACAACCACTTTAGAGAAAATGCAAAACAGGTACAAGTACATTTGCAATTTTGATGATATGCAAGTGACTAGCGCTCCATCACAAACCACAAAATCTTTCATTGAGGTGTTAACGATCATAAGATCCTGGTATGATCTGTGTAAACTTAAATCCTGCAAAAGTCTATATCATGATCAATTGGATGACATGCTAGGCAACTTGAATAAGAAAGGCATCAGAAGGATATCAgcataaaattaaaaagaattttatttcacttaaccttttcccaaaaaaaaagaaagcaaataAAAGGAACACATATGAAAGGATAATAGGACATAATCATGGATAGAATAAATCCAATAACACCATCTTAAGCAGTGATCAGTTTTAAAATTAAGCAGTTCAAATATGTTTTCCAGATGGTCTAGCCACTAATGATTACTAACAAATTATATGTGAGTGGCATTTTTATAATTAACAAAAATTTTCCAGATTGGAGACCCCTAAATGTTTTTGGTGAACATTGCTATACTTTGTTACTGATTTTTTGTCATTTGCAACTAAAGTCAATTTAGAATCTCTCATTACCTAATCAATAGATTGATTGCAGACTTAGTATCTTTTAACAACTATCACAGAATCAATCTCAACAAACAAATTTCTTATAGCTGCCAATCCACAACCACACAAGCCAATATAATAAAAACAGAGATTTAGTGCAAATACATGATTTATATCACTAACCTTGAATACTCCCATTAAAACAAAGCCTAAATCATCACTTGAAATAATTCTTCTAATCATGTGTTCATATAAAGTTCCTCTGGGAAGGAAATGGTCTAAATATTGGTTCATCTCAACTATTTCATCATCAACATGTCTCTCTGATGGCATTGAAACCCACATTTCTTCGCACCACCTTGTAAGATTAGATATTGGTAttacctgaaaaaaaaaattcaaacagCAAATAATGACTGAGTTACAGAACAATTAGCAGAGTTGATTTCTGTGTAACAATTCATACCAATTTAAGGAACGAGAAGTTCAAATCGCTTCTGAAATTGCATTGGCCATGTTTGCAGAAATTCATAAACAACCCAAGCTGCAAGCAACATCAAACTATGCATCCCTTTAAAGCATGACAAGTACCCATGAGCAAGGACTTGATTAAGTAGATTATGTTGTCAACATTAAATGAAACCTAACCTATGAGGGCACACAGAGAAGGAAGGTGAGGATGAAAAACAAGAAGGTTTATAGTGTATTTTCTAAATGGCAAAAAAATGCACTATACATTAGGTACCAGTGCATGAGGCTCACATCAATGTGAGATCTAAGGAGAGTCCACATATGCAACCTTATCCCAAAAAACAGAGAAGTTGTTTGCATGTGTCACATTAGGTATGTTGCTCTAAATGGAGCCAACAATGGTAAGAGACCCGAGCCAAACATAGCTCAAGTTAATCTGCTGTGAGGAAGATGGGCATATTTTCACACAGATTGGAACAGACCTTGTGTTAAAATTCCAATTTATGATGCCTGAAACAACCCAAGAAATTAATGGATTCCATGACCCAGAAAAATGGTGGAAAGAAAAGTCTTACTCAAGCAAAAGGGCCAAGCCCATGTAAGATTCTGTCATTTGAGCCAGGACAGTCAGACAGCACATCCCACAAAAAAGCTTGAAATAGATATAAGTTCGATCTGTTCCGTAGACCATTAAACAGATAATAACTAGTCAAACTTACCTGTTCTTGGAAGGCACTTGGAGGCAAACATCTAGCTGCATAAGTTTGTACAACTCCTTTCTGGTGACAACTTGAACACATAAACCATCAGCTACGACAATATTGTAGATAATAAATTTCAATCTTAAACCAATTGTAAAAGAGACTATCAAAGAAAGAAACTTACTTTCTCTGAGCCCAAAATATCCTTGTGAGAAAATATCCCAGCAAATTTTTTCTCAAAGCAAGAGACCAAAAGTAACACCCTGGCAGCCAACAAGAAAGATGTGTCACTTGAAATGTTTCAGTACAACAGGTAGATTAGAAATTTGTCAGTAAAATGATAGCTGAAGCATCTTCATCTCAATTGCACCTACCAAAATTTAGCAGAAAAGAGTAGAGATTCGATGAACTTCTCCAGTAGGCTGTTGGACTCGTATTTAAAGTGATACCTACATAAGGAAAAATGGACAACAGTAGTACAGTAGATCATAAAGGACAAAGGTAGGAAAACATTAGTCGATATGCCTTACCTGATGTCAGCAATGGAGAAGGATTTGATGCTAATGTATGTTCTGAGGCACGTCCCAAGCAGGAAGGTCTTCAGCCAAGAATAATTAACATGAACCAAATGATAATTCATAACAGAAACCTACAGAAGGCCAAGACATCCAGCAAGTGTCAATGATAAAAAACAAGAAACTATGAcaatcaataataatatatatacgtGAGCTTTGTGAAattgtcaaaaagagaacaatcaTGCGCAGAATTAACTAGGTTTTAGGCAAGAGAGCAGATTTTACATAAGAAACTATAGAACTATAAGTGATATGGAAAACAAAATCACAGGAGATAAGAGAAGGACTGTCTGGAACAAACTCAAATGAAAACCAAAGAGCATTGTAACTCAAGTAGAAATGCAATAACTATTGAACAATATCTGAATAAAAAATGAATACTCGAGAATGCTgttggaaaaggaaaagaaaaaaaagaacttgAACTTAACTATTGAACAAAATCTGAATAAAAATTGAATACTCAAGAATGTTgttggaaaaggaaaagaaaagagaacttGAACTTGGGAACTGTCTGCCTAAAGCAATCAGTTGATGAGTTGACAACATACAATAGCGCCAACCCTCAAAGAATGTTGTGGAGCAAGCACTGAATCAGTAATCAAAAGCCAGACTTTATCATCCAATTCAACCACCATGCCATTCATGTAAATTCCAGTAACAACTCCATTATACATGCCTTCGTCAGTCTTCACCGGACTCGCTGTAGGAAGCTGACTCAAGGATACCATAGTTAGCGCTGTTGACACAAACGTCAGATATGATTCCTTACCTCCAACAAAGACCAATTTCCTCTTCAACATCGAAACCATAATTACCTTCCCGATCAGCCTAAAGAGCACTGGGCGCCATAGATATGTAGgtttgatgaaataaataaacACTGAATTGGTGAAAGAATGTCTGTTATTGTCTTCGTGAGGGTGAGGGCCACGCTCTAGAAAACGAGAACCACCACAACGATCACAGCCACAGGTAAGCATCTCGGCAAAGAAACCTATTGAATTCCCGCTATCCATGAGGATTCCACTGGAATTCTTCTGACTATCCTCATTTCCTTTCACGCAAGGCACACGGAAGATGGGGCTGACCGCTCTCAGAATGCCAAAGGCACGACCACGAGCCTTCAAGTCGGTTTCTTGCAACGAACAGCCCAAAGGAATCGACAGTGAGGGGTCGCAATCCGATGCCGTCTCAACTTCCGCGAGGCTCCACTGAATCACCTCAAGAACACCGCCGCTTGCGTGCTTAAATGGGAGGAAGTTCCACGCCAAAACTTGGACTTTCCGGCCGATGATCTTGAGTTCGAAGTCCAAAACGTAGCAACAGATTCTCAAAGAGCCATCGGAGAACGAGAGACAATGGTTCAGGCAGCCGAGAGATCGGTCAGAATCCTCCAGAAACAGGTCGATGGTGCCGATGAGGAGCACGGGGTGATCCAGGGGCGAGAAGATTCCAGGGTCAGGGTTTTGAACAGAGGAGACAAAAGGAGGTTCGATGGGGTTCTCGTCGGGGCCGTCAGGCCTGGGTCTTTTTGGCGCGGAAGGGGGGGAGAAAGCGGAGCCGAGGGAGGCGGCGCCCGAGAGAGGACGCGAGAAGTGTAGAAGGTCGGAGATGGAGAGGGTCCGAACACCCTCCATCCGCTCTCGTTCCTGAGGAGGGATCAAATGGAGTTCTTGGGTGGTGGAGAAAGGGAGTGAAATTGAAGGGGTTAGGGTTTTTGAAGGGGTTCGGAAAGCGGGCAACCAATTTGAAACAGGGCGGGTGAGGTCGAGTGGAGTCGAGTCATCAATCAGGACGGGAGGACACGGATGACGTGGCAGTATCTTCGACAGCAATCGTCGGCAACGATCGGACCGCAAAACGCAAATATCACGTTAAGTTGCAGAGAATTAGACGGGACCAAGACAACCGCCCCACGACACTTGCTCCACACGTCAACCTCGTTGGGCCCACCGTCGTCTCGAGACGAGGTATATGCCGTGCGTTTCTTTGTGAATCTGGTTTCTGGGACGCACTATTAGACGGCTGGGATTCACCGCTGCTTCGGGTCAAAGGAATCTGGGCCGCCGATCATGGTGTCGCGGAGCCCAAAGCACGTGTTTCGCGGACTATAAATGGCGTGTGGTGGACGAAGTCGAGGGGAAGGGAGAAGGTAGCAGTATATAGCCGTCAACCTGCCGATTTGGTAGAGGATCCTCCACCTGTGTGTCCCCGATTTGCCAGGCAAGAGACAGGGTTTGATCTCGCTTTGATCTAGTAAATGCGTCTCCTTTTCGATCTTTTTGGAGTTCTATTCGAAAAAGGCTTTATATTTCGATGAATTCCTTCATGGATTTTGATTTCTTGTTCTACTTTTTGCATTTTCCTGCGCGATTTTTTTCGATCTTTAAAGAGGTAGCGGTTTAAGGAATCGTAGTTCTTTAAAATGGTTTGGTCTTCTTGATGGTTTTTTTGGTATAAAAGAGGTGTGATTTTTATTGGTATTACTTCAGTATAGGCTCTGAGTTGGGAACTTTTCCATCTGGCAGGAAGTTTCAGTAACATCTCTGTTCATCTCCATTGATTCTATCCGTCAAGCTTGATTGTGGGAGCTTCGTGGAGTATGGCCTGCAATCTTCTCTCCTGTTGGGTTTGGCCAGGAAAAGGTCACGAGGCTCCCAATGCAACTCCTGGTTCTTCTTCTGATTCGCGCATGGGGTTTAGGGAGCCGGATCATCTGCAATTTGCAGCGGTAAATGGGCGACGAATCAAGAGGAAGTGGCATATTCTGGAGGAGCGGCAAATAGATAGGGAGTACGATGTAGTCCTGGTGCCCTCAGATGGAGGATGCGTATCGTGTTGCCAATCTGATGAGTCGGATTGGTCCATTGGCTGGTTGGAACCTCACGCCCCCGAATTCCAGACTGAGAGAGAGACCGAAAACAGCTTCGCTGTCTTGGTCCCATGCTATGGACGTGGTCGCTACGAGCAGGTGGACAGCTCCAAGAAGCATGTTTTGGGTGCTGTTGATCTCCTGGATGAGGATTATTCTGGTAAGATGGTCATAAATTGGATGTTTATCTTTCTCAAATATTTCCATCTTATATTGATATTTGATTGCTTATGCAATGTTCTAAAAAGATTTCAACTATTTTATGCATTGCAGATCATCTAGTTCCTTTTTTatctctttataaaaaaaaactgtTTATTTCAAATTTAAAGGAATGAAAATGGGCTGAGTGGAGCAGTGCAAAAGAGAAACAAAATCTTTGGCACTACAAATTATGTTTGCTACCACAATCACTGTTAAGTATGGTGGCTGCCCCTGATTTATGTTATCATGTGATATGTAATATGTATGGCATAGTGTTACTTAGATTAGTGCATTATAATTTATGCTTTTTTTAGTTTTAGTTTTTGTGAAACAAGTAACAGCTGCATATATTAAACCAAAAACTAGCCAGATGCTACGAAAGAGAAGGGCTGAGAGCCCCAACCAAATGAGATCATCCTCCCTGGGATCTGCCCAAATTAGCAAGTCTATGGGCATTTCCATTACAAGTTCTATTGATATGCTGAAAGGAAATAACCTTGGCCTCATCGGCCAAATTCAAAATGTCCCTGTACAAGGAGGATAAATACCAAGGGACACGATTGACATTATTCACAAAATTGATCCAATCTTTAGAATCCAAGCATATCATCATCCTCTGCCAGCCTTCCATTTTGGATCTACACAAAGCACTCAGGATTGCCCAGCCTTCAACTTGCACCGAGCTGACCGCACTACATCTCATCGCTACTATTTGGCCTTCAGTTGTCTTGATCACATATCATTAACCTGCATTAGAAAGATCTTCGTTAAAAGCGCCATCACACTTAAGATTAAAGTTGTATTCCTCCAAATTAGAGGTTTGGGTAGTCTCCTCAAGAGTCTGGAGAACCCTAAAACAATCATTAGTGGCTGCCACCACCCTCCTAAAAGGGTTTCAGCACTGGCCTGGCGATTGCGAAAGTGGATTTCATTCCTGTTTACGCATAATTGCGATAGATTGTTTGTCATCACAGTTAGGAACACCTCTCTGTCAAAAAATCCCCAATCCTGCTCCTCCAATAGCCAACTTCCATCATACCAGTTTTCAAAATTTCGGAAGTCAAACTGGAATCTGTCGGATATCATTCCCCATACCAGCCTTGCAAACCTGCATTGAAATAGGACATGTCAAGCGAACTCATTAGTCATTACAGTAATTGGACACCGGACACACCAAGATCTATGAATGCATAATGTTAGCCAGGTAATCTGAGGTAGGCAATCAGTTCCAACATAGCTTCAACAAGAACATTTTGATCTTTGGGTAAACATTCACTTTCCACATCACCTTCCAGCAGGCCAGTCATCTAGCACAGGTTGAACACTCCTTCTCAACCGATGATATGCTCTGCTAGCAAAAGCACAACCATCTGGAGTTGAGGCTCAAACCCATTTATCATCACTGGGGTCCCTGGCTAAGTATATACCTAAAATCCTCCTTACTAATATTGGATGGAATCCATCTTCATCTGTTAAATCAACCACTGatgacaaagatgatacaaaatcAACATTGACATAGGTAGGCCAGTGGCTCAATGGCATTACATCTATCCAAGGTTCAGTCCAAACTTTGGTATTCCAATCAGATCCTATGCACCTCTTGAACCCCATCTGGACAACTCCCAACAAATACTCAGGTTTCTCCAATTCCAAGAAGACCTCTGGATTCTATTGTGCCCCCAAGGTGTAAGgggatcatattttgatttaagcaCTTTAACCCAATGAAGGTCTTCACTATTGAGGAGAGGAATTAGCTGTTTGGCACAATGAGTTTTCCTAACCAATCTCAGGTCTCTAATCCCTAGCCCCCCCTCCTCCTTAAGAGTAGTGACCATACTCCATCCAATAAGATTCATTTTGTTCTTGTTTTCCTCATGATTTTAGAAGAATTCCCTAGccattttttcatcttcttgatgaCTTTTTCATACATACAGGTATTCATTAAAATGTGTGTAGGTATAGCATTGAGGATCAAGCTCATCAAAGTGGTCTTCCCAGTTTGGGAAATAAGGCCTTTGAACCAACCTTAAACCTTACCTAGGGCTTTGTCCACCAAAACAGTTTGGTGCCTCTCATTCAGTCTCTTAAGAGTGATAAAAGAACTCAGATACTTAATTGGTCATTGCCCCTCCTGCACTCTTAAGGGTTTGACATATTCTGATACTTTCCTGCCCACTATTCCTAAGGTGGAAAAATATCTCAGATGCAAGTCTGTTGACAGCTAAGTTAGTGAGGCCTTCATCTTTGTCAAGGATCACCTGAAGGGTTTGATAGGATTTGTTGTTTCCCCTAAAGGCAACCAAAAGGTCATTAGTAAACATGAGGTGTGAAATCTTTATACAATGCAGGTTAATCAGGGAGAACACCTTAGACTCCACTTCCTCTTTAAACAAGTTGCTTAAGTTTTGTTGGACAAGAATGAATAGATACGGGGATATGGGGTCACCTTGCCTAATCCCACAATGACTTCTAAACCATTTAGATTCCTTCCCATTGATCAAACAGGAGAAAGAAGGGAAAGAAATATAAGCATAGATCCAATCCACAAAAGGCTTAGGGAAAGGCATCCTAGTAAGTGTGTTAGCAATGGCCGACCAGCTGATTCCATCATAAGCTTTGGAAACATCAAGGTTGAGCAGAGTCAAAGAAATTTTACTATGAGATTTAGAAATCGAAGAGGCCAATCCATCGGAGATCATTATGTTATCATGTATGTTCCTATCCGGGACAAATGCAGATTGGGTTTGGTcaattaacatattgaggaggggTTTGATTTGATTTGCACAAATTTTAGACAAAATTTTGTAAATGATATGCATAGGGCAATGGATTTGATCCCTTCCGCTTTGAAACTTTAGAATTTTTTAGGTATAAACACCAAATAAGTTCTCCCCCAAGCCAGAATAGTACCCCTCTCTTGAAATTGGATGAAAGCCTTGAGTAAGGAGTGTTTAATAGTATCCCAAAAGGCCAAGTAGAACTCAGCATTGAACCCATCAGGTCTAGGACTTTTTCCCTTTCTCATTTGTTGGATAGCACTTAGGATCTCATCATAAGAAAATGGCTTAGTTAAAGCAGCCACCTTGGTTGCATCAATTTAATTGGGCATAGGGCAAAGACTCCAATCACCATCCCTACCAAGATCATTATAATTCCATAGGTGGTCATACCACTTGATAAAGCAATTGGAGATGTCTTTTTGGTTAGCCACATGGTTCCCCTCATTATCAACATTGAAGTGAATCCAGTTCCTAGTTTTTCTATGCCTAACGAGAGAGTGAAAATATTTAGTATTCCTATCCCCATCCTCAATCCAAGCAGATTTAGATTTGTTCCACCAATAGCTGTGTTGTTGACGATTTAATGCTTCCATTTTATT from Musa acuminata AAA Group cultivar baxijiao chromosome BXJ1-3, Cavendish_Baxijiao_AAA, whole genome shotgun sequence encodes the following:
- the LOC135617491 gene encoding CST complex subunit CTC1-like isoform X5; translated protein: MVSLSQLPTASPVKTDEGMYNGVVTGIYMNGMVVELDDKVWLLITDSVLAPQHSLRVGAIVSVMNYHLVHVNYSWLKTFLLGTCLRTYISIKSFSIADIRYHFKYESNSLLEKFIESLLFSAKFWVLLLVSCFEKKFAGIFSHKDILGSEKKGVVQTYAARCLPPSAFQEQLGLFMNFCKHGQCNFRSDLNFSFLKLVIPISNLTRWCEEMWVSMPSERHVDDEIVEMNQYLDHFLPRGTLYEHMIRRIISSDDLGFVLMGVFKISQCSGRLQLTDATGSIDVVVPDLPVDVDFQTIYEVKDYKLVMEGSPHQVDHLQCHFDGSLSCRAIFQHFSHKEKSQLAVYVHFYVRDITWTSFPHQIPSYMDKNHVNCSNDDMFHLFLVTHKFPVHQSLQDDLSFSNSSGLFAEALILPYNLIPIETYEHGELTEVFLNNQNKLSDCTGQLKDSIEGWSKQSKLIQASNIVQHSDSVNVSREFERSCHLCCSLTFRSNNCKWSQLPVYLYNANGIIMKDIFHNQSDSRVLLEFGSNNFSKYQMIRVGSYYLLKCSKKNLHCKSKGCEHMIRGKAIVISETSLWSLSFLFGEDKHQRKSSGDDCSRASSVKNIEDGPNKFCQHEQMFLQFIDQTRQLSDVYLHISTEAMTQLEELEPSQQGLNNLLPSLDEIKSVSSCIQNMMSEVAMPAGIINQLNNELPQGTQISLNGNVENFFIYDCRPRSCVSSSCVANCNQWSTCKVCIYVTDDYNMVRVRGSLSRYAYPIGLGPGANVTFHRVLLMHTSSRWHELMLTPVSFIVVNSVKELDNQQTDRSPIQESRWNIQCEEILDTISLVSISQMLKCMNSKPIRLRCRGGQVVTIVILVLENQTHESVELRCGRFFKMRAASIPLAGFLLDDGSSLCCCWADNGRAEALLRLHETTRKSFLTSSKILKTSGNQDFQHAIGYHLHKMLKKHHRIVIRNHGATSDLSCEDLTFSVDSHKVFSNADERLLRSIVLNACHASTLNVAGNSVDSTALICGNLFCGNKEFLEYHQKLQSMPHLWVGEVGHVDSVKEVRSISNILCTG
- the LOC135617491 gene encoding CST complex subunit CTC1-like isoform X6; protein product: MNYHLVHVNYSWLKTFLLGTCLRTYISIKSFSIADIRYHFKYESNSLLEKFIESLLFSAKFWVLLLVSCFEKKFAGIFSHKDILGSEKKGVVQTYAARCLPPSAFQEQLGLFMNFCKHGQCNFRSDLNFSFLKLVIPISNLTRWCEEMWVSMPSERHVDDEIVEMNQYLDHFLPRGTLYEHMIRRIISSDDLGFVLMGVFKISQCSGRLQLTDATGSIDVVVPDLPVDVDFQTIYEVKDYKLVMEGSPHQVDHLQCHFDGSLSCRAIFQHFSHKEKSQLAVYVHFYVRDITWTSFPHQIPSYMDKNHVNCSNDDMFHLFLVTHKFPVHQSLQDDLSFSNSSGLFAEALILPYNLIPIETYEHGELTEVFLNNQNKLSDCTGQLKDSIEGWSKQSKLIQASNIVQHSDSVNVSREFERSCHLCCSLTFRSNNCKWSQLPVYLYNANGIIMKDIFHNQSDSRVLLEFGSNNFSKYQMIRVGSYYLLKCSKKNLHCKSKGCEHMIRGKAIVISETSLWSLSFLFGEDKHQRKSSGDDCSRASSVKNIEDGPNKFCQHEQMFLQFIDQTRQLSDVYLHISTEAMTQLEELEPSQQGLNNLLPSLDEIKSVSSCIQNMMSEVAMPAGIINQLNNELPQGTQISLNGNVENFFIYDCRPRSCVSSSCVANCNQWSTCKVCIYVTDDYNMVRVRGSLSRYAYPIGLGPGANVTFHRVLLMHTSSRWHELMLTPVSFIVVNSVKELDNQQTDRSPIQESRWNIQCEEILDTISLVSISQMLKCMNSKPIRLRCRGGQVVTIVILVLENQTHESVELRCGRFFKMRAASIPLAGFLLDDGSSLCCCWADNGRAEALLRLHETTRKSFLTSSKILKTSGNQDFQHAIGYHLHKMLKKHHRIVIRNHGATSDLSCEDLTFSVDSHKVFSNADERLLRSIVLNACHASTLNVAGNSVDSTALICGNLFCGNKEFLEYHQKLQSMPHLWVGEVGHVDSVKEVRSISNILCTG
- the LOC135617491 gene encoding CST complex subunit CTC1-like isoform X2; this translates as MEGVRTLSISDLLHFSRPLSGAASLGSAFSPPSAPKRPRPDGPDENPIEPPFVSSVQNPDPGIFSPLDHPVLLIGTIDLFLEDSDRSLGCLNHCLSFSDGSLRICCYVLDFELKIIGRKVQVLAWNFLPFKHASGGVLEVIQWSLAEVETASDCDPSLSIPLGCSLQETDLKARGRAFGILRAVSPIFRVPCVKGNEDSQKNSSGILMDSGNSIGFFAEMLTCGCDRCGGSRFLERGPHPHEDNNRHSFTNSVFIYFIKPTYLWRPVLFRLIGKVIMVSMLKRKLVFVGGKESYLTFVSTALTMVSLSQLPTASPVKTDEGMYNGVVTGIYMNGMVVELDDKVWLLITDSVLAPQHSLRVGAIVSVMNYHLVHVNYSWLKTFLLGTCLRTYISIKSFSIADIRYHFKYESNSLLEKFIESLLFSAKFWVLLLVSCFEKKFAGIFSHKDILGSEKKGVVQTYAARCLPPSAFQEQLGLFMNFCKHGQCNFRSDLNFSFLKLVIPISNLTRWCEEMWVSMPSERHVDDEIVEMNQYLDHFLPRGTLYEHMIRRIISSDDLGFVLMGVFKISQCSGRLQLTDATGSIDVVVPDLPVDVDFQTIYEVKDYKLVMEGSPHQVDHLQCHFDGSLSCRAIFQHFSHKEKSQLAVYVHFYVRDITWTSFPHQIPSYMDKNHVNCSNDDMFHLFLVTHKFPVHQSLQDDLSFSNSSGLFAEALILPYNLIPIETYEHGELTEVFLNNQNKLSDCTGQLKDSIEGWSKQSKLIQASNIVQHSDSVNVSREFERSCHLCCSLTFRSNNCKWSQLPVYLYNANGIIMKDIFHNQSDSRVLLEFGSNNFSKYQMIRVGSYYLLKCSKKNLHCKSKGCEHMIRGKAIVISETSLWSLSFLFGEDKHQRKSSGDDCSRASSVKNIEDGPNKFCQHEQMFLQFIDQTRQLSDVYLHISTEAMTQLEELEPSQQGLNNLLPSLDEIKSVSSCIQNMMSEVAMPAGIINQLNNELPQGTQISLNGNVENFFIYDCRPRSCVSSSCVANCNQWSTCKVCIYVTDDYNMVRVRGSLSRYAYPIGLGPGANVTFHRVLLMHTSSRWHELMLTPVSFIVVNSVKELDNQQTDRSPIQESRWNIQCEEILDTISLVSISQMLKCMNSKPIRLRCRVVTIVILVLENQTHESVELRCGRFFKMRAASIPLAGFLLDDGSSLCCCWADNGRAEALLRLHETTRKSFLTSSKILKTSGNQDFQHAIGYHLHKMLKKHHRIVIRNHGATSDLSCEDLTFSVDSHKVFSNADERLLRSIVLNACHASTLNVAGNSVDSTALICGNLFCGNKEFLEYHQKLQSMPHLWVGEVGHVDSVKEVRSISNILCTG